The following DNA comes from Arthrobacter sp. SLBN-83.
CCGGAATGCGGGGCGGCGGCGCAACGGGCCGTTTGGAACTCACGGAATCTCCTCAAAACGCAGTGAGATGTTGTCGCCCAGCTCCGCGATGTCGCCGTCGAGCAGGATGGCCATCTCGTTTTGGGCCAGGCGTCGCGGCGGCTGGCCTTCGCGGACCAGGACGGTGCCGTTGGTGGCTTTGAGATCGCAGAGCATGACGTGCCAGCCCTCGAGCCGCACCTCAACGTGGGACCGGGAGATGTCCCCGCCCGGGCTCGCCACCTGCACGAGGCGCGGCATGACCCCGCCCTGGACCCGGGACACGGAGGGCTGGCGGCCGATGACCATTGATTGGTCCAGGTCCAGGAGTTCCCCGGTGGACAGCCGCATCCGGCCCAGCCGGGGGCGTGCCACCTGAACGGCATCGGGCAACAGCGCCGAACCGCAGGCGTTGCAGTGTGCACGGGTTGGCGGGTTGGCGTGGCCCTGCGGACAGACGCGCGCCAGTACCAGCGGACCGTCGCCGGCATCCTGCTGCGCCTGCCGGTTCGCTGCCGGGCCGCCCGTTCCCGGGAGGCTGCTCTTCATGACCGTCTGGCCGTCGTGGTCGGGATCGAAGCCGGCCTCTGGTTGGCTCTGGGATGAGCTCTGCGCCGGGCTGGCGGGACCTCCTTGGAATGCAACGGGAGCAGGGACCGGCGGAGCCGGCGGCGTGCCGAGGGTTGGTGGCGTGCTGGGTTCCGGGGTGGGTGTTGTCGCTGCTCCCCCGGTACGCCATGGGACGGAATCGATGAGGCCCGTGGAGGCGGGGCGGGGCATGGCAGCCGCCGCGCCGGTTTCGGGGCCAGCTGTGGCAGGATTGCCGGCGCCGGTGTCAGTGTCGGTGTCCGCTGCCGGACTGGAACCGGCTGCTGCACCCTGCAGGCCGGCGTTCTCCGCCGAACCAAGGGCGGCCAGCGGTTCGGCTGCAGGCAGTGCTGGCGGTTGCTGTGGGACCACGTGGCCGGAGTCTGCATCGGGTTCCTCGCGCACCGCCGCGTCCTCGATGTTCCGCATGACGGTGCGGTCCCAGAGGTGGTCGTAGGAGCTGGTGAGTTCCTCGGCCGGAGGGGCATCGCCTGGGTCAGCCTGCAGCCCGTCCGGCCCGGCAGTTCCGTCGCCACCCGGTCCGTCGCCAACCGGTTCCGGAGTGGCAGGCTCCTCCAGCAGTTCCTCGTCGGCGTCGATGATGGCGCCCGGAGCGATGGTGGCGTCGGGGTCAAGGCCTTCGAGGTCAGGGCCTTCGAGGTCACCAGCATCGGCGGCGAACGCCTGGGGCAGGTTCGCGTCTTCCGCGCGTTCCCCGTCCGGCGCCTCGTCCAGGTCGTCATTCAAGTCAGCGACCGGGTCCTCAACCGGGTCCGCGTTCAGGTCCTCGTCGATCACCCCCACCACAGTCCCGGCAACATGGCCAGCGCCGCCGCTACCGTCGACTTCGCCGGCAACGTCGACTTCGCTGGCAGCGTCCACTTCACCGGCAGCGTCCACTTCACCGGCAGCGTTGACGGCGAA
Coding sequences within:
- a CDS encoding FHA domain-containing protein, whose protein sequence is MTGASYIPGGWLGIVRSRTAVLLGPEAPAELAGALWELLAGGPEPHEVLAAVTSSSGGSLTHIPSFAILDFNGSLRVFLRGAVDLTVEQPGGAVDLDGRDVTTWNERKFVVAGTCRLGVADGGAAGAGDAGTAEGPRLPLGEGVVLLRSLTFGARPGPAAVDGAVADAGTAAGAGTAVVTGAAPASGPEAGHAPTAPDGPFAVNAAGEVDAAGEVDAASEVDVAGEVDGSGGAGHVAGTVVGVIDEDLNADPVEDPVADLNDDLDEAPDGERAEDANLPQAFAADAGDLEGPDLEGLDPDATIAPGAIIDADEELLEEPATPEPVGDGPGGDGTAGPDGLQADPGDAPPAEELTSSYDHLWDRTVMRNIEDAAVREEPDADSGHVVPQQPPALPAAEPLAALGSAENAGLQGAAAGSSPAADTDTDTGAGNPATAGPETGAAAAMPRPASTGLIDSVPWRTGGAATTPTPEPSTPPTLGTPPAPPVPAPVAFQGGPASPAQSSSQSQPEAGFDPDHDGQTVMKSSLPGTGGPAANRQAQQDAGDGPLVLARVCPQGHANPPTRAHCNACGSALLPDAVQVARPRLGRMRLSTGELLDLDQSMVIGRQPSVSRVQGGVMPRLVQVASPGGDISRSHVEVRLEGWHVMLCDLKATNGTVLVREGQPPRRLAQNEMAILLDGDIAELGDNISLRFEEIP